A genomic segment from Anaeromyxobacter sp. encodes:
- a CDS encoding SPOR domain-containing protein encodes MDGDNVKVRDRVELALDGRQIASVVVGALVLLGVVFVLGLNIGRQLAVKQLEATRGDALAALDEPPATPAGREDALTFHDRLTRDRVPPPEEPVQQAAPPAPAAVAVAAVAMAQPAPAAVEPAPAGPPAATAAAPAVASPASRPAARGAFAVQVVATPSKVEADRLAGKLKAWSPRVEAAEISGKGRLYRVRVGGAFTTKPEAERFLKGFTARSGAKGLVVASR; translated from the coding sequence ATGGACGGCGACAACGTGAAGGTCAGGGACCGGGTCGAGCTGGCGCTGGACGGCCGGCAGATCGCCTCGGTGGTGGTCGGGGCGCTGGTGCTGCTGGGCGTGGTGTTCGTGCTGGGCCTCAACATCGGCCGGCAGCTGGCGGTCAAGCAGCTGGAGGCCACCCGCGGAGACGCCCTGGCGGCGCTCGACGAGCCGCCGGCCACGCCGGCCGGGCGCGAGGACGCGCTCACCTTCCACGACCGGCTCACCAGGGATCGCGTCCCGCCGCCCGAGGAGCCCGTCCAGCAGGCCGCCCCGCCGGCGCCGGCCGCGGTGGCAGTGGCCGCGGTGGCGATGGCCCAGCCGGCCCCCGCGGCGGTCGAGCCCGCGCCGGCCGGCCCGCCGGCCGCGACGGCCGCCGCCCCGGCGGTGGCCAGCCCGGCCTCCAGGCCCGCGGCGCGGGGCGCCTTCGCCGTGCAGGTGGTGGCCACCCCGAGCAAGGTGGAGGCCGACCGCCTGGCCGGCAAGCTCAAGGCCTGGTCGCCGCGCGTCGAGGCCGCCGAGATCTCCGGCAAGGGGCGCCTCTACCGGGTCCGCGTCGGCGGCGCCTTCACCACCAAGCCCGAGGCCGAGAGGTTCCTCAAGGGCTTCACCGCCAGGAGCGGCGCCAAGGGGTTGGTGGTGGCCTCCCGCTAG
- a CDS encoding FAD-dependent oxidoreductase codes for MRYRVQNIPLWLEEDEALLVRRAAERLGVAAGALSEAQVVRRSLDARKKGRPRWLVNLEVTLAGPVRGAPADVVPAPPATPAPARVRPPAARPIILGAGPAGLFCAWGLLQRGVPSLVVDRGRQVSPRRRDVAALMRDGTLDPESNMNFGEGGAGAYTDGKLGTRIHHPAVRTVVELFARFGGVGRILAEGKPHVGSDLLPSAISAMVAELTAGGCEFLWGARAVDLELRQGRFTGLRLADGRTLDSDRLVLAPGNSARELFELFAERGWPLEAKPFAVGFRAEHPQPLIDRIQYGLSERPKTLPPADYKLADNPVVDGGARGVFSFCMCPGGVVVPTPTEAGMLCTNGMSNSHRSSPLANAGVVVAVSPADYAAEGFTGPLAGLAWQRKWERAAFALGGGGFRAPAQRLAAYLAGTPGAPPGRSSYRPGLTHADLSPLYPAAVRDALKAGLRAFDRRMRGYVTDEAVLIGIESRTSAPCRLLRGEDLVSPGLPGVYPCGEGAGYAGGIVSSAVDGLRVAEAIGAELGPA; via the coding sequence ATGCGGTACCGAGTGCAGAACATCCCGCTCTGGCTGGAGGAGGACGAGGCGCTGCTGGTGCGCCGCGCCGCCGAGCGGCTGGGCGTCGCGGCGGGCGCGCTCTCGGAGGCGCAGGTGGTGCGCCGCTCGCTCGACGCCCGCAAGAAGGGCCGGCCTCGCTGGCTGGTGAACCTGGAGGTGACGCTGGCCGGGCCGGTCCGCGGCGCGCCCGCCGACGTGGTGCCGGCCCCCCCCGCGACTCCCGCCCCGGCCCGGGTCCGGCCCCCGGCGGCCCGTCCCATCATCCTGGGCGCCGGTCCGGCCGGGCTCTTCTGCGCCTGGGGGCTCCTTCAGCGCGGCGTGCCCTCGCTGGTGGTCGACCGCGGCCGGCAGGTGTCGCCGCGGCGCCGCGACGTGGCCGCCCTGATGCGCGACGGCACGCTCGACCCCGAGTCCAACATGAACTTCGGGGAGGGGGGCGCCGGCGCCTACACCGACGGCAAGCTGGGCACCCGCATCCACCACCCGGCGGTGCGCACGGTGGTGGAGCTGTTCGCCCGCTTCGGCGGGGTGGGGCGCATCCTGGCCGAGGGCAAGCCGCACGTGGGGTCCGATCTCCTGCCGTCGGCCATCTCGGCCATGGTGGCGGAGCTGACCGCCGGCGGCTGCGAGTTCCTGTGGGGCGCCCGGGCGGTGGACCTGGAGCTGCGCCAGGGGCGCTTCACCGGCCTGCGCCTGGCCGACGGCCGCACCCTCGACTCCGACCGGCTGGTGCTGGCGCCGGGCAACAGCGCCCGCGAGCTCTTCGAGCTCTTCGCCGAGCGCGGCTGGCCGCTGGAGGCCAAGCCCTTCGCGGTGGGCTTCCGCGCCGAACACCCCCAGCCGCTCATCGACCGGATCCAGTACGGCCTCTCCGAGCGGCCGAAGACCCTGCCGCCGGCCGACTACAAGCTGGCCGACAACCCGGTGGTGGACGGCGGGGCCCGCGGGGTCTTCTCCTTCTGCATGTGCCCCGGCGGCGTGGTGGTGCCCACCCCCACCGAGGCCGGCATGCTCTGCACCAACGGCATGTCCAACAGCCACCGCTCCTCGCCCCTGGCCAACGCCGGGGTGGTGGTGGCGGTCTCGCCGGCCGACTACGCCGCCGAGGGCTTCACCGGCCCGCTGGCCGGCCTGGCGTGGCAGCGCAAGTGGGAGCGGGCCGCCTTCGCCCTGGGCGGCGGCGGCTTCCGGGCCCCGGCCCAGCGGCTGGCCGCCTACCTGGCCGGCACGCCGGGCGCGCCCCCGGGCCGCTCGAGCTACCGGCCCGGCCTGACCCACGCCGACCTCTCGCCGCTCTACCCTGCGGCGGTGCGCGACGCGCTCAAGGCCGGGCTGCGCGCCTTCGACCGGCGCATGCGCGGCTACGTCACCGACGAGGCGGTGCTGATCGGCATCGAGTCGCGCACCAGCGCGCCCTGCCGCCTGCTGCGCGGCGAGGACCTGGTCTCGCCTGGCCTGCCCGGCGTCTACCCGTGCGGCGAGGGGGCGGGCTACGCCGGCGGCATCGTCTCCTCGGCGGTGGACGGGCTGCGGGTGGCCGAGGCCATCGGCGCCGAGCTCGGGCCGGCCTGA
- a CDS encoding C40 family peptidase, producing the protein MAPHRKLLVVAALAAGCATGAPRPAATHLPPPARESRAGTLQRGAGPVAVSPPPGPPPRGGRDAAVQRALDSARSLVGRRDIVVDGVRFGDGCAALVRAAYQQAGRPLPAGVDDVAALHALARREKALRKGKPAPGDLVFLADRPGGAPEHVGIVERVTEGGTATVFHRTGRGVVRLRVNAGQPWKARGDDGKILNDVLVVGGGRVPVGRLLVAFASLL; encoded by the coding sequence ATGGCGCCGCACCGGAAGCTCCTCGTCGTGGCCGCGCTCGCCGCTGGCTGCGCGACAGGAGCGCCGAGGCCAGCCGCCACCCACCTGCCCCCGCCCGCCCGGGAGAGCCGGGCCGGCACCCTCCAACGGGGTGCCGGCCCGGTGGCTGTCTCGCCCCCGCCCGGTCCGCCGCCGCGCGGCGGCCGCGACGCCGCGGTGCAGCGGGCCCTCGACTCCGCCCGCAGCCTGGTGGGGCGGCGCGACATCGTGGTGGACGGGGTCCGCTTCGGCGACGGCTGCGCGGCGCTGGTGCGCGCCGCCTACCAGCAGGCCGGCCGGCCCCTGCCCGCCGGGGTGGACGACGTGGCCGCCCTGCACGCCCTGGCCAGGCGCGAGAAGGCGCTGCGCAAGGGCAAGCCGGCGCCCGGCGACCTGGTGTTCCTGGCGGACCGCCCCGGCGGTGCGCCCGAGCACGTGGGGATCGTGGAGCGGGTGACCGAGGGCGGCACCGCCACCGTGTTCCACCGCACCGGGCGCGGGGTGGTGCGCCTGCGCGTCAACGCCGGCCAGCCCTGGAAGGCCCGCGGCGACGACGGGAAGATCCTCAACGACGTGCTGGTGGTGGGCGGCGGCCGGGTCCCGGTGGGGCGCCTGCTGGTGGCCTTCGCCAGCCTGCTCTGA
- a CDS encoding arginine--tRNA ligase, which translates to MVRDRVMELVRAALARGAAEGRWPDAPVAFSVDAPRDPRHGDFALNAAMVLAKAAGQPPRQLAAAIVELLRAVDVGGDLTSLEIAGPGFINLRLAPDLWLRALERAVAEGPAYGRTAVGQGKKVIVEYVSANPTGPMHVGHGRNAVTGDGVQSLLRWAGFDVTREYYVNDYGAQVQTLARSVHLRYQEALGRQVVFPPKAYPGEYVKEIAAGLAAEQGDRWLDAPEAAWLDLFRDRAVEHVLGMIRGDLAAVDITFDRWSSEKALYQSGTVDRFVKDLEARDLVYVGKLPPPKSKKGAPPPPPQPEEDGVTVEDDLTLFRSSAYGDEVDRPVKKADGTPTYFCADIAYHWEKRQRAELLIDVLGADHGGYVPRLHAALQALGYARTDLHVVLIQMVNLTRGGEAVKMGKRAGNVVWLREVLDEVGRDATRFGFFTRRSDAPLDFDLDLMKQQTMDNPVYYVQYGHARLHAIFRKAAESSVALPAFDLGDARALDSPEEQDLIRRIAAFPDLLAGAALAFEPHRVAFYLQETIAAFHSWYTHGARTGEKVVGSDPVRTRARLFLCRALAQVLANGLAVLGVSAPERMDSQETGDITADA; encoded by the coding sequence ATGGTCCGAGATCGCGTGATGGAGCTGGTCCGCGCCGCGCTGGCCCGCGGCGCCGCGGAGGGGCGCTGGCCCGACGCGCCGGTGGCCTTCAGCGTCGATGCGCCGCGCGATCCCAGGCACGGCGACTTCGCGCTCAACGCCGCCATGGTGCTGGCCAAGGCGGCCGGGCAGCCGCCGCGCCAGCTGGCCGCCGCCATCGTGGAGCTGCTCCGCGCCGTGGACGTGGGCGGCGACCTCACCTCGCTGGAGATCGCCGGCCCCGGCTTCATCAACCTGCGGCTGGCGCCCGACCTGTGGCTGCGGGCCCTGGAGCGGGCCGTGGCCGAGGGGCCGGCCTACGGGCGCACCGCGGTGGGGCAGGGGAAGAAGGTCATCGTCGAGTACGTCTCGGCCAACCCGACCGGCCCCATGCACGTGGGCCACGGGCGCAACGCCGTGACCGGCGATGGGGTGCAGAGCCTGCTGCGGTGGGCCGGCTTCGACGTGACCCGCGAGTACTACGTCAACGACTACGGCGCCCAGGTGCAGACCCTGGCCCGCTCGGTCCACCTGCGCTACCAGGAGGCGCTGGGGCGCCAGGTGGTCTTCCCGCCCAAGGCCTACCCTGGCGAGTACGTGAAGGAGATCGCCGCCGGCCTGGCGGCCGAGCAGGGCGACCGCTGGCTCGACGCGCCCGAGGCCGCCTGGCTGGACCTGTTCCGCGATCGCGCCGTGGAGCACGTGCTCGGCATGATCCGGGGCGACCTGGCCGCCGTGGACATCACCTTCGACCGCTGGTCCAGCGAGAAGGCGCTCTACCAGTCCGGCACGGTGGACCGCTTCGTCAAGGACCTGGAGGCGCGCGACCTGGTGTACGTGGGCAAGCTGCCGCCCCCCAAGTCGAAGAAGGGGGCCCCCCCGCCGCCGCCGCAGCCCGAGGAGGACGGCGTCACCGTCGAGGACGACCTGACCCTGTTCCGCTCCTCCGCCTACGGCGACGAGGTGGACCGGCCGGTCAAGAAGGCCGACGGCACGCCCACCTACTTCTGCGCCGACATCGCCTACCACTGGGAGAAGCGGCAGCGCGCCGAGCTGCTCATCGACGTGCTGGGCGCCGACCACGGCGGCTACGTGCCGCGCCTGCACGCGGCGCTGCAGGCGCTGGGCTACGCCCGCACCGACCTGCACGTGGTGCTGATCCAGATGGTCAACCTGACCCGCGGCGGCGAGGCCGTGAAGATGGGCAAGCGGGCCGGCAACGTGGTCTGGCTGCGCGAGGTGCTCGACGAGGTGGGGCGCGACGCCACCCGCTTCGGCTTCTTCACCCGCCGCTCCGACGCGCCGCTGGACTTCGATCTGGACCTGATGAAGCAGCAGACCATGGACAACCCGGTCTACTACGTCCAGTACGGCCACGCCCGCCTGCACGCCATCTTCCGCAAGGCCGCGGAGTCCTCGGTGGCGCTGCCCGCCTTCGACCTCGGCGACGCCCGCGCGCTCGACTCGCCGGAGGAGCAGGACCTGATCCGGCGCATCGCCGCCTTCCCCGACCTGCTGGCCGGCGCGGCGCTGGCCTTCGAGCCGCACCGGGTGGCCTTCTACCTCCAGGAGACCATCGCGGCCTTCCACTCCTGGTACACGCACGGCGCCCGCACCGGCGAGAAGGTGGTGGGGTCCGACCCGGTCCGCACCAGGGCCCGCCTCTTCCTGTGCCGGGCCCTGGCCCAGGTGCTGGCCAACGGCCTGGCCGTGCTGGGCGTCTCGGCCCCCGAGCGGATGGACAGTCAGGAAACTGGCGATATCACCGCCGACGCCTAG
- a CDS encoding cupin domain-containing protein — translation MSTFDQPKRVEKPWGYELWWAQSEKYVGKLLHVKAGFQLSLQYHVQKDETIHLASGQMVLVLQQDGRLVDHPWQPGQSFRVRPGTIHRMRAVTDCDVWEVSTPEVEDVVRVQDDYGR, via the coding sequence ATGAGCACCTTCGACCAGCCGAAGCGCGTCGAGAAGCCCTGGGGCTACGAGCTGTGGTGGGCCCAGTCGGAGAAGTACGTGGGCAAGCTGCTCCACGTGAAGGCCGGCTTCCAGCTCTCGCTCCAGTACCACGTGCAGAAGGACGAGACGATCCACCTGGCCTCGGGCCAGATGGTGCTGGTGCTGCAGCAGGACGGCCGCCTGGTGGACCACCCCTGGCAGCCGGGCCAGAGCTTCCGGGTCCGGCCCGGCACCATCCACCGGATGCGCGCGGTCACCGACTGCGACGTCTGGGAGGTCTCCACCCCCGAGGTGGAGGACGTGGTGCGGGTGCAGGACGACTACGGCCGCTAG
- the gap gene encoding type I glyceraldehyde-3-phosphate dehydrogenase: protein MARIAINGFGRIGRCVLRAAIKRAEKDLEFVSINDLTDTKTLAHLLKYDSVHGVLDAEVKATATGILVNGKEIQVTAIKNPAELPHAANKVDLVMECTGLFTAREKAETHLAAGAPRVLISAPATGPDITVAFGINHTSIDKAKHKIISNASCTTNCLTPVAKVLLENFGIKQGLMTTIHSYTNDQNLLDLPHKDLRRARAAALSMIPSSTGAAKAVAEVIPALKGKLNGCAVRVPTPNVSLVDLTVQLEKATTVEAINAAFKAAAAGPLKGVLLYSEEPTVSIDYNGNPHSSIFDATNTAVIGDGTLAKVFAWYDNEWGFSNRMLDVAKYLL from the coding sequence ATGGCGCGCATTGCTATCAACGGTTTCGGTCGGATCGGGCGCTGCGTCCTTCGCGCCGCCATCAAGCGGGCGGAGAAGGACCTCGAGTTCGTCTCCATCAACGACCTCACCGACACCAAGACCCTGGCGCACCTCCTCAAGTACGACTCGGTGCACGGCGTCCTCGACGCCGAGGTGAAGGCCACCGCCACCGGCATCCTGGTGAACGGCAAGGAGATCCAGGTCACCGCCATCAAGAACCCGGCCGAGCTCCCCCACGCCGCCAACAAGGTGGACCTGGTGATGGAGTGCACCGGCCTGTTCACGGCGCGCGAGAAGGCCGAGACCCACCTGGCCGCCGGCGCGCCGCGGGTGCTGATCTCCGCCCCCGCCACCGGCCCGGACATCACGGTGGCCTTCGGCATCAACCACACCAGCATCGACAAGGCGAAGCACAAGATCATCAGCAACGCCTCCTGCACCACCAACTGCCTGACCCCGGTGGCCAAGGTCCTGCTCGAGAACTTCGGCATCAAGCAGGGGCTGATGACCACCATCCACAGCTACACCAACGACCAGAACCTGCTCGACCTGCCGCACAAGGACCTGCGCCGGGCCCGCGCCGCCGCGCTGTCGATGATCCCGTCCTCCACCGGCGCCGCCAAGGCCGTGGCCGAGGTCATCCCGGCGCTCAAGGGCAAGCTCAACGGCTGCGCCGTGCGCGTGCCGACGCCCAACGTGTCGCTGGTGGACCTGACCGTGCAGCTGGAGAAGGCCACCACGGTGGAGGCCATCAACGCCGCCTTCAAGGCCGCCGCCGCCGGCCCGCTCAAGGGCGTGCTGCTCTACTCGGAGGAGCCGACCGTCTCCATCGACTACAACGGCAACCCCCACAGCTCGATCTTCGACGCCACCAACACCGCCGTCATCGGCGACGGGACGCTGGCCAAGGTCTTCGCCTGGTACGACAACGAGTGGGGCTTCTCGAACCGCATGCTCGACGTGGCCAAGTACCTGCTGTAG